From the Lolium rigidum isolate FL_2022 chromosome 2, APGP_CSIRO_Lrig_0.1, whole genome shotgun sequence genome, one window contains:
- the LOC124689346 gene encoding probable histidine kinase 2, which produces MTNEYCLRCSDRGFFDKLARVGAAHADGKYKDCTALACFIDCNHSLVVAHGATILVVALAYISISRHVKEATSAAVSSNMYASLDHVAIGMQAILAANHSAFVVADNLAATSNMNRLSRVEQNLFMAFAMQPHVAEMSYTSIDGSSFTYYRGKDSRPSLQGLRLVWQKEAMFPEIGVAVVSVVCLLALMVVVACFFMARALWRSGSREAALQGELMRQKEALQQAERKSMNKSNAFASAIHDIRSSLAAVAGLIDVSRTEARANPNLTYYLDQMKIGTNKLFDILNTILDMGKVESGKMQLEEVQFSMADVLEESMDMANVVGMSRGIEVIWDPCDFSVLRCDVVIGDCKRFKQILDNLLGNAIKFTHDGHIVLRAWANRPIARTSMINTPSRFAPRWCASVFYRWLLGTREEGAEQNARRSLLQNDPNAIEFYFEVVDTGVGIPKEKRESVFENYVQVKEGHGGTGLGLGIVQSIVRLMGGEISIKDKEPGEAGTCFGLNVFLKISDAEEHIEHGRAVPSLFREPGCFKGGQCVLLVHGDETRRILHSWMENVGMKVWPVPRAELLAQTMEKARAAVGASPSRPASISSSQGGGDDLDGVADRCFSSKEMVTQVLRNSSGSHVGHLHPFGLLVVVDISGGRLNEILQEAPSLARIKHQVPCRVACITDLKTSSEDLRRLKEAASCDMDLRKPIHGSRLRQLLQVMRELQASPFPQQLPHQVGVTINELPTADQATAASSEITSAATAASSETTSAAAVPQELPKLEDDRPLEGKRVLLVEDTRVLQFIQKKMLSTLGATVMVAADGSEAVAMFINALEIASGGASSEERLVLPYDVIFMDCQMPVMDGYEATKGIRREESRYGIHTPIIALTAHSEEEYLQKTIQAGMDLHLTKPIQKEQLVEVVHQVWKEHN; this is translated from the exons GTTGCCCATGGAGCGACCATTCTCGTGGTAGCTCTGGCCTACATTTCCATCTCTAGGCATGTAAAAGAAGCCACTAGTGCTGCTGTGTCCAGCAACATGTACGCGTCGCTGGACCACGTCGCCATCGGCATGCAGGCTATCCTGGCAGCCAACCATTCCGCCTTCGTAGTTGCAGACAATCTAGCGGCTACGAGCAACATGAATCGCTTATCTCGC GTGGAACAAAACTTGTTCATGGCGTTCGCAATGCAGCCGCACGTGGCTGAGATGTCATACACCAGCATcgacggctcctccttcacctactACCGTGGCAAGGACAGCCGGCCCAG TCTTCAGGGACTCCGGCTGGTGTGGCAAAAGGAGGCTATGTTTCCCGAGATAGGGGTGGCAGTGGTCTCTGTAGTGTGCTTGCTCGCGCTCATGGTGGTTGTGGCGTGCTTCTTCATGGCACGGGCGTTGTGGCGGTCGGGGTCGCGGGAGGCAGCGCTCCAGGGTGAGCTCATGAGGCAGAAGGAAGCGCTCCAGCAGGCAGAGCGCAAGAGCATGAATAAGAGCAACGCATTCGCGTCCGCCATCCACGACATCCGCTCCTCGCTTGCCGCCGTCGCCGGACTCATCGATGTCTCCCGAACGGAGGCGCGAGCAAACCCCAACCTCACCTACTACCTCGACCAGATGAAGATTGGCACCAACAAGCTCTTTG ATATACTTAATACCATACTAGACATGGGCAAGGTGGAGTCCGGGAAGATGCAATTGGAGGAGGTGCAGTTTAGCATGGCCGACGTCCTTGAAGAATCCATGGACATGGCGAACGTCGTCGGTATGTCTAGAGGCATTGAGGTGATTTGGGACCCCTGTGACTTCTCTGTTCTTCGATGCGATGTTGTCATCGGTGACTGCAAGCGCTTCAAACAGATCCTCGACAACCTTCTTGGAAATGCCATCAAGTTCACGCACGACGGCCACATCGTGCTCCGCGCCTGGGCCAACCGCCCTATCGCAAGGACTTCCATGATCAACACCCCATCTAGGTTCGCCCCCCGCTGGTGTGCGAGCGTGTTCTATCGGTGGCTGCTAGGAACAAGGGAAGAAGGTGCCGAGCAGAATGCTCGCCGATCACTTCTTCAGAATGATCCTAACGCTATTGAGTTTTACTTTGAGGTAGTTGATACAGGTGTTGGTATCCCAAAGGAAAAAAGGGAATCTGTGTTTGAAAACTATGTTCAGGTAAAGGAAGGGCATGGTGGCACCGGCCTAGGCCTAGGCATCGTTCAATCCATT GTACGTTTGATGGGTGGCGAAATAAGCATCAAGGACAAAGAGCCAGGAGAAGCGGGAACGTGCTTCGGATTAAACGTCTTCCTCAAGATCAGCGACGCTGAAGAGCACATCGAGCACGGGAGGGCGGTGCCGTCCCTGTTCAGGGAGCCTGGCTGCTTCAAGGGTGGGCAGTGCGTCCTCCTAGTCCATGGGGACGAGACCCGGCGAATCCTCCATTCATGGATGGAGAACGTCGGGATGAAGGTCTGGCCCGTCCCGCGTGCCGAGCTCCTCGCCCAGACAATGGAAAAGGCACGCGCCGCCGTGGGTGCCTCACCGTCTAGGCCAGCATCGATCTCTTCGTCGCAGGGAGGTGGTGATGACTTGGACGGTGTAGCTGACCGGTGCTTCAGCTCCAAAGAGATGGTCACCCAGGTCCTACGGAACAGCAGCGGCAGCCACGTGGGGCACCTCCACCCCTTTGGCCTACTCGTTGTTGTCGACATCTCCGGTGGGAGGCTCAATGAGATCCTCCAGGAGGCGCCGAGCCTCGCGAGGATCAAGCACCAAGTTCCGTGCAGGGTGGCTTGCATTACTGACCTCAAGACCTCCTCCGAGGATTTGAGGAGGCTCAAGGAGGCGGCGAGCTGCGACATGGACCTGCGCAAGCCGATCCACGGCTCTCGGCTGCGCCAGCTCCTCCAGGTCATGAGAGAGCTCCAAGCCTCTCCGTTTCCGCAACAACTTCCGCATCAGGTTGGGGTCACCATCAATGAGCTGCCAACCGCGGATCAGGCCACTGCAGCGTCATCTGAAATCACATCTGCG GCCACTGCCGCGTCATCTGAAACCACGTCTGCGGCGGCAGTGCCCCAGGAGCTTCCCAAGCTTGAAGATGACAGGCCTCTAGAAGGAAAGCGTGTCCTGCTGGTGGAAGACACGAGGGTGCTGCAGTTTATCCAAAAGAAAATGCTGAGCACTCTAGGTGCAACTgttatggtagcagcggatggatcCGAGGCTGTGGCAATGTTCATCAATGCTCTTGAGATTGCAAGTGGTGGTGCTTCTTCAGAGGAACGGTTGGTTTTGCCCTACGACGTGATATTCATGGATTGCCAG ATGCCGGTGATGGACGGTTATGAAGCGACAAAGGGCATCCGTAGGGAAGAAAGCCGTTACGGGATCCACACCCCAATCATCGCGCTGACCGCGCACTCTGAGGAGGAGTACCTGCAGAAGACCATCCAAGCAGGGATGGATCTTCACCTGACTAAGCCAATACAGAAGGAGCAACTTGTGGAGGTTGTTCATCAGGTGTGGAAGGAACATAACTGA